The proteins below come from a single Stomoxys calcitrans chromosome 1, idStoCalc2.1, whole genome shotgun sequence genomic window:
- the LOC106093641 gene encoding uncharacterized protein LOC106093641, which translates to MNNFTTERNNFTLERNNCRRKLILMVKQHPILWNKTQENYNRNRPLKMHTWKQISEVLGISVEKIRRTWENLRDQYRRDLKREMKYGFKSKWRFFKDMDFIREMVTCKGQVNELTDSDSENENNEVQQYSNYSFENIANMPEATQMPNTIPVTNSNNFQPIILTKQWQSGNNMHDEAHPQEDFSFPTSPNANSPFHRISQEIPLHSQMYADVTAKNFNSARDMTNPPEMAKKEADSDVEIEAEYMIPQMDLQSKQNVSLNSRPKQYAALTPSRSNVGFHQEPLVTTTNLQRPKVVIEASCSSNTMLKNNPSADITNPMELIALLAKREPQTDSDVEIEAETLRTPKTTPSTPSHASTMARQHQQEAQVSTSGIKRPVITVEDASPLEAPACSSATNRRKKSNESADLEAKDEDYYFVMSLLPSIRQIPRNRKFALRIGIMNLIAKDLEEVCK; encoded by the exons ATGAATAATTTTACCACGGAACGTAATAATTTTACTCTCGAGCGCAACAATTGTCGGCGTAAATTGATACTCATGGTTAAACAACATCCAATTTTGTGGAATAAAACTCAAGAAAACTACAATAGAAATCGGCCACTTAAAATGCATACATGGAAACAGATTTCCGAAGTACTTGGAATATCGG TTGAAAAAATTCGCCGCACCTGGGAAAATCTGCGTGATCAATATAGGCGTGATTTAAAGCGTGAGATGAAATATGGCTTTAAATCTAAATGGCGTTTTTTCAAGGATATGGATTTTATACGTGAAATGGTCACCTGTAAGGGACAAGTTAATGAACTAACAGACTCGGATTCGGAAAATGAAAACAATGAAGTACAACAATATTCGAATTATAGTTttgaaaatattgcaaatatgCCAGAGGCAACACAAATGCCTAATACAATTCCAGTAACCAACTCAAATAATTTCCAACCCATTATATTGACTAAGCAATGGCAAAGTGGCAACAATATGCATGATGAAGCACATCCTCAGGAAGATTTTTCATTTCCTACATCCCCCAATGCCAACTCACCTTTTCATAGAATTTCTCAAGAAATTCCCCTACACTCCCAAATGTATGCAGACGTAACAgccaaaaactttaattctGCCAGAGATATGACAAATCCTCCAGAGATGGCCAAAAAAGAGGCTGACTCAGATGTTGAAATAGAAGCTGAATATATGATACCACAAATGGATTTACAAAGCAAACAGAATGTTTCACTCAACAGTCGACCAAAGCAATACGCCGCTTTAACGCCTAGTAGATCTAATGTGGGATTCCATCAAGAACCTTTGGTCACCACTACAAATCTACAAAGACCGAAAGTGGTTATTGAGGCATCGTGCAGCAGCAATACTATGCTGAAAAACAACCCATCCGCTGATATAACCAATCCCATGGAACTTATAGCCTTGCTGGCCAAGAGGGAACCCCAAACAGACTCTGATGTAGAAATAGAAGCCGAAACCCTGAGAACACCGAAAACAACACCATCCACTCCCAGCCATGCATCGACAATGGCAAGACAACATCAACAAGAAGCTCAAGTCTCTACTTCTGGTATAAAACGACCCGTTATTACTGTGGAGGATGCAAGCCCTTTGGAAGCACCTGCTTGCAGCAGTGCTACCAACAGACGCAAGAAAAGTAATGAGTCTGCTGATTTGGAGGCCAAGGATGAGGATTATTATTTTGTCATGAGTCTATTGCCTTCGATAAGGCAAATTCCCCGCAACCGAAAATTTGCCTTGAGAATAGGTATTATGAATTTAATTGCCAAGGATTTGGAGGAGGTGTGTAAATGA